Proteins encoded by one window of Ramlibacter tataouinensis:
- a CDS encoding penicillin-binding protein 1A — MPPQDASPSSSSARRAMLRFAIGLVIGLAAAGLAGGAFVVNRLWQELPAVDHLADYQPRLPLRIHARDGTLLAEFGEERREFVAIDEIPMQLRQALLAIEDSAFYEHRGVDYAGLARAAWANVAAGGHAQGGSTITMQVARLFFLSAEKTYRRKIMEILLAYKLERAYDKDKLLELYMNQAYLGQRAYGFAAAASVYFDKPLQELTLAEAAMLAGLPKAPSAYNPVANRERAVVRQHHILSRLQALGWIDRAAYEQARAEPLVLRDGPGVGEFAAGHPVEQARQMVVERFGEEAYTRGLDVTLSIDVQQQRAAMGALREGLLRAQAQRGYAGPEGRLPLPLPTGPALRRALAAYGDSDTLRVAVVRAVTGAGIDAVLRDGTALMLARAELPSWAVAALRPQAGARTRIEAGSVIRVEAQGPRWRLRQLPRLEGALVTLDAGSGEILALAGGFDARRGQYDHAVQALRQPGSTFKPFVYSAALEKGFFPGTLLADAQREVTPAARGRKAWTPRNYGHQYDGVTSARRALVRSKNVATVNLMEAIGARHVQAFAARFGFDPSLNPAELPLALGAGAISPLGLAGAYAVFANGGQRVAPRLVLRVAERDGPVLYQAGEPVRERAISRRNAYVMDNLLRDVVRQGTGRGALAIGREDVAGKTGTSNDARDVWFAGYSSGLSTVVWMGYDQPRSLGRATGGTLALPVWSHYMKGAVAGRTAMTPTMPQDLASFGGDFVYPEYLGEACVEDVFPHVALPLACPG; from the coding sequence ATGCCGCCGCAGGATGCGTCCCCTTCATCCTCCAGCGCGCGTCGCGCGATGCTGCGCTTCGCGATCGGCCTGGTGATCGGTTTGGCGGCCGCCGGCCTGGCGGGCGGGGCCTTCGTGGTGAACCGCCTGTGGCAGGAACTGCCCGCGGTGGACCACCTGGCCGACTACCAGCCCCGGCTGCCTCTGCGCATCCATGCGCGTGACGGCACGCTGCTGGCCGAGTTCGGCGAGGAGCGGCGCGAGTTCGTGGCGATCGACGAAATCCCCATGCAGTTGCGGCAGGCGCTGCTGGCGATCGAGGACAGCGCCTTCTACGAACACCGTGGCGTGGACTACGCGGGTCTGGCCCGCGCCGCCTGGGCCAACGTCGCGGCCGGCGGACACGCGCAAGGCGGCAGCACCATCACCATGCAGGTGGCGCGCCTGTTCTTCCTCAGCGCGGAGAAGACCTACCGGCGCAAGATCATGGAGATCCTGCTCGCCTACAAGCTCGAGAGGGCCTACGACAAGGACAAGCTCCTCGAGCTGTACATGAACCAGGCCTACCTGGGCCAGCGCGCCTATGGCTTTGCTGCTGCCGCGTCCGTCTATTTCGACAAGCCGCTGCAGGAGCTCACGCTGGCCGAGGCGGCGATGCTGGCGGGCCTGCCCAAGGCGCCTTCCGCCTACAACCCGGTCGCCAACCGGGAGCGCGCCGTCGTGCGCCAGCACCACATCCTGTCGCGCCTGCAGGCGCTCGGCTGGATCGACCGGGCCGCCTACGAGCAGGCCCGGGCGGAGCCGCTGGTGCTGCGCGACGGACCCGGCGTCGGCGAGTTCGCCGCCGGCCATCCCGTCGAACAGGCTCGCCAGATGGTGGTCGAGCGCTTCGGCGAGGAGGCCTACACCCGTGGCCTGGACGTGACGCTCAGCATCGACGTGCAGCAGCAGCGCGCCGCCATGGGCGCCCTGCGCGAGGGCCTGCTGCGGGCGCAGGCGCAGCGCGGCTACGCCGGTCCCGAGGGTCGGCTGCCGCTGCCGCTGCCCACCGGGCCGGCCCTGCGCCGGGCACTGGCCGCTTATGGCGACAGCGATACGTTGCGGGTGGCGGTGGTCCGCGCGGTGACGGGGGCGGGCATCGATGCGGTGCTGCGCGACGGCACGGCGCTGATGCTCGCTCGCGCCGAACTGCCGTCCTGGGCCGTGGCGGCACTGCGCCCGCAGGCGGGTGCGCGCACGCGAATCGAGGCCGGCTCGGTGATCCGGGTCGAGGCGCAGGGTCCGCGCTGGCGGCTGCGGCAATTGCCTCGCCTGGAAGGCGCGCTGGTCACGCTCGACGCCGGCAGTGGCGAGATCCTGGCCCTGGCCGGCGGCTTCGACGCACGAAGGGGCCAGTACGATCACGCCGTGCAGGCGCTGCGCCAGCCGGGCTCCACCTTCAAGCCCTTCGTGTACTCGGCCGCCCTGGAAAAGGGCTTCTTCCCCGGCACGCTGCTGGCCGACGCGCAACGCGAGGTGACGCCGGCGGCGCGCGGCCGCAAGGCCTGGACGCCGCGCAACTACGGGCACCAGTACGACGGCGTGACCTCGGCGCGCCGCGCGCTGGTGCGCTCGAAGAACGTGGCCACCGTGAACCTGATGGAGGCGATCGGCGCCCGCCACGTCCAGGCTTTCGCGGCCCGCTTCGGCTTCGACCCGAGCCTCAACCCCGCGGAGCTGCCGCTCGCCCTCGGCGCGGGCGCCATCAGCCCACTCGGGCTGGCCGGTGCCTACGCGGTGTTTGCCAACGGCGGCCAGCGGGTGGCGCCACGCCTGGTGCTGCGGGTGGCCGAGCGCGATGGCCCGGTGCTCTACCAGGCCGGCGAGCCGGTGCGCGAGCGCGCCATCTCGCGGCGCAACGCCTACGTGATGGACAACCTGCTGCGCGACGTGGTGCGCCAGGGCACCGGGCGCGGGGCGCTGGCGATCGGGCGCGAGGACGTCGCGGGCAAGACCGGCACTTCGAACGATGCACGCGACGTCTGGTTCGCCGGCTACTCGTCGGGCTTGTCCACGGTGGTCTGGATGGGGTACGACCAGCCCCGCAGCCTGGGCCGAGCCACCGGCGGCACCCTGGCGTTGCCGGTGTGGTCGCACTACATGAAGGGCGCGGTCGCCGGCCGCACGGCGATGACGCCGACGATGCCGCAGGACCTGGCGTCGTTCGGCGGCGACTTCGTGTATCCGGAGTACCTGGGCGAGGCCTGCGTCGAGGACGTCTTTCCCCACGTCGCGCTCCCGCTCGCCTGCCCGGGCTGA
- a CDS encoding trimeric intracellular cation channel family protein: MLSIVYLVAIAAEATSGALAAGRRRMDVFGVSVIAFVTALGGGTLRDIVLGRFPIGWTQHPGHVYLVLGAGLLTVLVASHLHHVRRLFLVLDAMGLVAFSLIGSDVALRMGYPLPVVVMAGMMTGIFGGVLRDVLCNQVPIVFRQELYAVVSLAVCLLFLLLRELGVPPDWNTAVSFAAGLALRLLAIWRGWRLPTFSHRAAWD, encoded by the coding sequence TTGCTCAGCATCGTCTACCTTGTCGCCATCGCTGCCGAGGCGACCTCCGGCGCGCTCGCCGCCGGCCGCCGCCGCATGGACGTCTTCGGCGTCAGCGTGATTGCCTTCGTCACCGCCCTGGGCGGCGGCACCTTGCGGGACATCGTGCTGGGGCGCTTCCCGATCGGCTGGACGCAGCATCCCGGCCACGTCTACCTGGTGCTCGGCGCCGGCCTGCTGACGGTGCTGGTGGCCAGCCACCTGCACCACGTGCGGCGCCTGTTCCTGGTACTCGATGCCATGGGCCTGGTGGCCTTTTCCCTGATCGGCAGTGACGTCGCGCTGCGCATGGGGTATCCGCTACCAGTGGTGGTGATGGCCGGCATGATGACCGGCATCTTCGGCGGCGTGCTGCGCGACGTCCTGTGCAACCAGGTACCGATCGTCTTCCGGCAGGAGCTCTACGCCGTGGTGTCGCTGGCGGTGTGCCTGCTGTTCCTGCTGCTGCGCGAACTGGGGGTGCCGCCCGACTGGAACACCGCCGTCAGCTTCGCCGCCGGCCTGGCGCTGCGGTTGCTGGCGATCTGGCGCGGCTGGCGCCTGCCGACGTTCTCGCATCGCGCGGCCTGGGACTGA
- a CDS encoding glycosyltransferase family 4 protein, whose protein sequence is MRIALVTDAWQPQVNGVVTTLVELVRHLTAAHHEVLVVEPGQFRTRPCPGYPGIDLAVAPGRALASRLDVFRPDAIHLATEGPLGWAGRRYCLQRGLAFTTAFHTKFPEIANAALRVPVSWGYALMRHFHAPSSGVMVPTRSVLQMLQQRGFANLRAWTHGVDTDLFAFEPMPRPHPALGQLARPVALFVGRISYEKNIEAFLRLDFPGTKVVCGVGPVAQRLKERFGNVRWLGLLPRSELARVYAAADLFVFPSHADTFGLVMVEAMATGTPVAAFPVDGPLEVLGRRTPDGARAMGGAMHQDLQQACFEAMAVPRREARARALDFSWQHAAQLFAGFLVPVRTDREAPLGRSSATAPGD, encoded by the coding sequence ATGAGGATTGCCCTGGTCACCGATGCCTGGCAGCCCCAGGTCAACGGCGTGGTCACCACGCTGGTGGAACTGGTCCGCCACCTGACCGCGGCCCACCACGAGGTGCTGGTGGTCGAGCCGGGCCAGTTCCGCACCCGGCCGTGCCCGGGCTATCCCGGCATCGACCTGGCGGTGGCGCCGGGCCGGGCGCTGGCCAGCCGGCTCGACGTGTTCCGCCCGGACGCGATCCACCTGGCGACCGAGGGACCGCTGGGCTGGGCCGGGCGCCGCTACTGCCTGCAGCGCGGGCTGGCCTTCACCACCGCGTTCCACACCAAGTTCCCGGAGATCGCGAATGCCGCGCTGCGCGTGCCGGTGTCCTGGGGTTACGCGCTGATGCGGCACTTCCACGCGCCGTCGTCCGGCGTGATGGTGCCCACCCGCAGCGTGCTGCAGATGCTGCAGCAGCGTGGCTTCGCCAACCTCCGGGCCTGGACGCACGGCGTGGACACCGACCTGTTCGCGTTCGAGCCGATGCCGCGGCCGCACCCGGCCCTCGGCCAGCTGGCGCGGCCGGTGGCGCTGTTCGTCGGCCGCATCTCCTACGAGAAGAACATCGAGGCCTTCCTGCGGCTCGACTTCCCGGGCACCAAGGTGGTCTGCGGTGTCGGCCCGGTGGCGCAACGGCTCAAGGAGCGCTTCGGCAACGTGCGCTGGCTCGGCCTGCTGCCGCGCAGCGAGCTGGCGCGCGTCTACGCGGCGGCCGACCTGTTCGTGTTCCCCAGCCACGCCGACACCTTCGGCCTGGTGATGGTGGAGGCGATGGCGACCGGCACACCCGTGGCCGCCTTCCCGGTGGATGGCCCGCTGGAGGTGCTGGGGCGCCGAACCCCGGACGGGGCCCGCGCCATGGGCGGCGCCATGCACCAGGACCTGCAGCAGGCTTGCTTCGAGGCGATGGCCGTGCCCCGGCGCGAGGCACGCGCGCGCGCCCTGGACTTCAGCTGGCAGCACGCCGCGCAGCTGTTCGCCGGGTTCCTGGTGCCGGTGCGCACGGACCGCGAGGCGCCGCTGGGCCGTTCGTCGGCCACGGCCCCGGGGGACTGA
- a CDS encoding UDP-2,3-diacylglucosamine diphosphatase has translation MRTVFDALGPMAAGGLAGGAGEPFAAARPGRPPLRAVFVSDIHLGTAGCQAAALLDFLRHHPSEYLYLVGDIVDGWQLRRRWFWPQAHNDVVQKVLRRARKGCRVVFVPGNHDEFARQFAGHGFGGIQVELEAVHVTADGRRLWVLHGDAFDGVIQCARWLAVVGDRLYELSLRINRHLNRLRACLGLPYWSLSAWLKGRVKKAVSYVTSFEEAVAHEARRRGHDGVVCGHIHRAEMRDIGGLLYCNDGDWVESRTALVEHHDGRLELVHWGAVDHPVAQRSAVAEPA, from the coding sequence ATGCGCACCGTCTTCGATGCCCTCGGTCCCATGGCTGCCGGGGGACTCGCCGGCGGTGCCGGCGAACCGTTCGCCGCCGCCCGGCCCGGGCGGCCGCCGCTGCGCGCCGTCTTCGTCTCCGACATCCACCTCGGCACCGCCGGCTGCCAGGCGGCGGCGCTGCTGGATTTCCTCAGGCACCACCCCAGCGAGTACCTGTACCTGGTGGGCGACATCGTCGACGGCTGGCAGTTGCGCCGGCGCTGGTTCTGGCCGCAGGCCCACAACGACGTGGTGCAGAAGGTGCTGCGGCGCGCCCGCAAGGGCTGCCGGGTGGTGTTCGTTCCGGGCAACCACGACGAGTTCGCGCGCCAGTTCGCCGGCCATGGCTTCGGCGGCATCCAGGTCGAGCTGGAAGCGGTGCACGTCACTGCCGACGGCCGCCGGCTGTGGGTGCTGCACGGCGATGCCTTCGACGGCGTGATCCAGTGCGCGCGCTGGCTGGCCGTGGTGGGCGATCGGCTGTACGAGCTGTCGCTGCGGATCAACCGCCACCTGAACCGGCTGCGCGCCTGCCTGGGGCTGCCCTACTGGTCGCTGTCGGCCTGGCTCAAGGGCCGGGTGAAGAAGGCCGTCAGCTACGTCACCAGCTTCGAGGAAGCGGTCGCCCACGAGGCGCGCCGGCGCGGCCACGACGGCGTGGTCTGCGGCCACATCCACCGCGCCGAGATGCGCGACATCGGCGGCCTGCTGTACTGCAACGACGGCGACTGGGTCGAGAGCCGCACCGCGCTGGTGGAGCACCACGACGGCCGGCTCGAGCTGGTGCACTGGGGCGCCGTCGACCACCCGGTCGCGCAGCGCAGCGCCGTGGCGGAGCCGGCATGA
- a CDS encoding GNAT family N-acetyltransferase gives MNELPSPTLPLSPATLPRGSLHCPDPQPMAGRQGAISVGWARHQDEVRQAQRLRFRVFAGEMGARLDTREPGHDVDLFDDYCEHLLVRDEASGEVVGTYRVLTPAQARRIGSTYSDTEFDLTRLRSLRERMVELGRSCVHPEHRHGGVIMALWGALAEFMVRNKLDTMVGCASIPMLHNGVVSGDVAASIWNQLRQTHLAPIEYHVRPRLPLPVERLDGSLPVDPPALIRGYLRLGAKVLGPPAWDPDFNCADLPMLMRIADLPARYRKHFLGN, from the coding sequence GTGAACGAGCTGCCCAGCCCCACCTTGCCGCTGTCGCCGGCTACTTTGCCCAGGGGGTCGCTTCATTGCCCGGATCCGCAGCCGATGGCGGGCCGGCAGGGGGCGATTTCGGTGGGCTGGGCGCGGCACCAGGACGAAGTCCGGCAAGCCCAGCGACTGAGGTTCCGGGTCTTTGCCGGTGAAATGGGGGCCCGGCTGGACACCCGGGAGCCCGGCCATGACGTCGACCTGTTCGACGACTACTGCGAGCACCTGCTGGTGCGGGACGAGGCCAGCGGCGAAGTGGTCGGCACCTACCGCGTGCTGACCCCGGCCCAGGCGCGGCGCATCGGCAGCACCTACAGCGACACCGAGTTCGACCTGACCCGGCTGCGCAGCCTGCGCGAGCGCATGGTCGAACTGGGCCGCAGCTGCGTGCATCCCGAGCACCGCCATGGCGGCGTGATCATGGCCTTGTGGGGTGCTCTGGCCGAATTCATGGTGCGCAACAAGCTGGACACCATGGTGGGCTGCGCCAGCATCCCGATGCTGCACAACGGCGTGGTCAGCGGCGACGTGGCGGCCAGCATCTGGAACCAGCTGCGCCAGACCCACCTGGCACCGATCGAATACCACGTGCGCCCGCGCCTGCCGCTGCCGGTCGAGCGCCTGGACGGCAGCCTGCCGGTGGACCCGCCGGCCCTGATCCGCGGTTACCTGCGCCTGGGCGCCAAGGTGCTGGGGCCGCCGGCCTGGGATCCCGACTTCAACTGCGCCGACCTGCCGATGCTGATGCGCATCGCCGACCTGCCGGCGCGCTACCGCAAGCACTTCCTGGGCAACTGA
- the glmM gene encoding phosphoglucosamine mutase, translating to MNRQYFGTDGIRGTVGQAPITPDFVLRLAHAVGRVLKRSEARPTVLIGKDTRISGYMLESALESGFNSAGVDVVLLGPLPTPGVAYLTRAQRASLGTVISASHNPFGDNGIKFFSAQGAKLPDQWELDVEATLQEAPVWADSAHLGKARRLDDAAGRYIEFCKSTFASDLTLKGLTIVVDAAHGAAYHIAPKVFHELGAEVHCIGCAPDGLNINRECGATHPDALVQAVREHRADFGIALDGDADRLQLVDASGRLYNGDELLYVMVAERLARGERVPGVVGTLMTNMAVEVALRARDVEFVRAKVGDRYVLEELDKRGWLLGGEGSGHLLALDKHTTGDGLVSALQVLKACARSGRSLAQLLEGVDLYPQTLVNVRLQPGQDWKGSRGLPAAHQALEQRLEGRGRILIRPSGTEPVVRVMVEAQDAAVAKEGAQQLAQAIQAG from the coding sequence ATGAACAGGCAGTATTTCGGCACCGACGGCATCCGTGGCACCGTCGGGCAGGCGCCCATCACGCCCGATTTCGTGCTGCGCCTGGCCCATGCCGTCGGCCGGGTCCTGAAGCGATCCGAGGCGCGCCCGACGGTGCTGATCGGCAAGGACACCCGCATTTCCGGCTACATGCTGGAGAGCGCGCTGGAGTCGGGCTTCAACTCCGCCGGCGTCGACGTGGTCCTGCTCGGGCCGCTGCCGACGCCCGGCGTGGCCTACCTCACGCGCGCCCAGCGCGCCAGCCTGGGCACGGTGATCAGCGCCAGCCACAACCCGTTCGGCGACAACGGCATCAAGTTCTTCAGCGCGCAGGGCGCCAAGCTGCCCGACCAGTGGGAGCTGGACGTCGAGGCCACCCTGCAGGAAGCGCCGGTCTGGGCCGATTCGGCCCACCTGGGCAAGGCCCGCCGGCTCGACGACGCGGCAGGCCGCTACATCGAGTTCTGCAAGAGCACCTTCGCCAGCGACCTCACGCTCAAGGGCCTGACCATCGTGGTCGATGCGGCCCACGGCGCCGCCTACCACATCGCCCCCAAGGTGTTCCACGAACTCGGCGCCGAGGTGCACTGCATCGGCTGCGCGCCGGACGGCCTGAACATCAACCGCGAGTGCGGCGCCACCCACCCGGACGCGCTGGTCCAGGCGGTGCGCGAACACCGCGCCGACTTCGGCATCGCGCTCGATGGCGACGCCGACCGGCTGCAGCTGGTGGACGCCAGCGGGCGCCTGTACAACGGCGACGAGCTGCTCTACGTGATGGTCGCCGAGCGGCTGGCGCGCGGCGAGCGGGTGCCCGGCGTGGTCGGCACGCTGATGACCAACATGGCGGTGGAGGTCGCGCTGCGCGCGCGCGACGTCGAGTTCGTGCGCGCCAAGGTCGGCGACCGCTACGTGCTGGAGGAGCTGGACAAGCGCGGCTGGCTGCTCGGTGGCGAAGGCTCCGGCCACCTGCTGGCGCTGGACAAGCACACCACCGGCGATGGCCTGGTCAGCGCGCTGCAGGTGCTCAAGGCCTGCGCCCGCAGCGGCCGGTCGCTGGCGCAACTGCTCGAAGGGGTGGACCTGTACCCGCAGACCCTGGTCAACGTCCGCCTGCAGCCCGGCCAGGACTGGAAGGGCAGCCGCGGCCTGCCGGCCGCGCATCAGGCGCTGGAGCAGCGCCTGGAGGGACGCGGCCGCATCCTGATCCGTCCCAGCGGCACCGAGCCGGTGGTGCGGGTGATGGTCGAGGCGCAGGATGCGGCGGTCGCGAAGGAGGGCGCGCAGCAGCTGGCGCAGGCCATCCAGGCCGGCTGA
- the folP gene encoding dihydropteroate synthase, with product MHWQTSRFRIDLSRPQVMGIVNATPDSFSDGGRYLGAHAALQHAERLLANGADMLDIGGESTRPGTPPVSLEEELQRVLPVIEGAVRLGVPVSVDTYKAEVMRRALDLGADIVNDIAALRQPGALDAVAAHPACGVCLMHMHGEPRTMQQAPMAGDAVPPVVALLRAQSRALQDRGVARDRIVWDPGIGFGKTVQQNFALLARQHELLADGYPLLAGWSRKSSLGQVTGLAVDERMVPSVAAALLSVERGARIVRVHDVRETVSALKVWAASA from the coding sequence ATGCACTGGCAGACCTCCCGCTTCCGCATCGACCTGTCGCGCCCGCAGGTGATGGGCATCGTCAATGCCACGCCCGACTCGTTTTCCGACGGCGGCCGCTACCTCGGCGCGCACGCGGCCCTGCAGCATGCCGAGCGCCTGCTGGCCAACGGGGCCGACATGCTGGACATCGGCGGCGAATCCACCCGGCCCGGCACCCCGCCGGTGTCGCTGGAGGAGGAACTCCAGCGCGTGCTGCCGGTGATCGAGGGCGCGGTCCGGCTCGGCGTGCCGGTTTCCGTCGACACCTACAAGGCCGAGGTCATGCGCCGGGCGCTGGACCTCGGGGCCGACATCGTCAACGACATTGCCGCGCTGCGCCAGCCGGGCGCGCTGGACGCGGTGGCCGCGCACCCGGCCTGCGGCGTCTGCCTGATGCACATGCACGGCGAGCCGCGCACCATGCAGCAGGCCCCCATGGCAGGCGATGCCGTGCCGCCGGTGGTCGCCCTGCTGCGGGCGCAAAGCCGCGCCCTGCAGGACCGTGGCGTGGCCCGCGACCGCATCGTCTGGGATCCCGGCATCGGCTTCGGCAAGACGGTGCAGCAGAATTTCGCCTTGCTGGCGCGGCAGCACGAGCTGCTGGCCGATGGCTACCCGCTGCTGGCCGGCTGGTCGCGCAAGTCCTCGCTCGGCCAGGTCACCGGCCTGGCGGTGGACGAGCGCATGGTGCCCAGCGTGGCCGCGGCGCTGCTGTCGGTGGAGCGCGGCGCGCGCATCGTGCGGGTGCACGACGTGCGCGAGACGGTGTCGGCGCTCAAGGTCTGGGCAGCGAGCGCGTAG
- the ftsH gene encoding ATP-dependent zinc metalloprotease FtsH, with translation MNNQWFSKIAVWLVIALVLFTVFKQFDTRGAAGASVMGYSDFLEEVRAKRIKNAVIQESPGGSEIVAITTDDRKIRTTATYLDRGLVGDLISNGVKFDVKPREEGSLLMTLLVSWGPMLLLIGVWIYFMRQMQGGGKGGAFSFGKSKARMLDENNNQVTFADVAGCDEAKEEVKEVVDFLKDPQKFQKLGGRIPRGLLLVGPPGTGKTLLAKGIAGEAKVPFFSISGSDFVEMFVGVGAARVRDMFENAKKNAPCIIFIDEIDAVGRQRGAGLGGGNDEREQTLNQMLVEMDGFETNLGVIVIAATNRPDILDAALLRPGRFDRQVYVQLPDIRGREQILNVHMRKIPIGQDVRAEIIARGTPGMSGADLANLCNEAALMAARRNARVVEMQDFEKAKDKILMGPERKSMVMPEEERRNTAYHESGHALIGKLLPKCDPVHKVTIIPRGRALGVTMSLPAQDRYSYDREYMLHQISMLFGGRIAEEVFMKQMTTGASNDFERATHLARDMVMRYGMSDALGPMVYAENEGEVFLGRSVTKTTNISEQTMQKVDAEVRRIIDDQYALARKLIEDNQDKMHAMAKALLEWETIDGEQLDDIMAGKDPRPPKDFTPRTPSSGGGSGGAPVGADNPAPTAA, from the coding sequence TTGAACAATCAGTGGTTCTCGAAAATCGCCGTCTGGCTCGTCATTGCGCTCGTGCTGTTCACGGTGTTCAAGCAGTTCGACACGCGCGGGGCCGCCGGCGCCAGCGTGATGGGCTACTCGGACTTCCTGGAGGAAGTGCGGGCCAAGCGCATCAAGAACGCGGTCATCCAGGAAAGCCCTGGCGGCAGCGAGATCGTCGCCATCACCACCGATGACCGCAAGATCCGCACCACGGCCACCTACCTGGACCGCGGACTGGTCGGCGACCTGATCAGCAACGGCGTCAAGTTCGACGTCAAGCCGCGCGAGGAAGGTTCGCTGCTCATGACGCTGCTCGTGAGCTGGGGCCCGATGCTGCTGCTGATCGGGGTCTGGATCTACTTCATGCGCCAGATGCAGGGCGGAGGCAAGGGCGGGGCCTTCTCGTTCGGCAAGAGCAAGGCGCGCATGCTCGACGAGAACAACAACCAGGTGACCTTCGCCGATGTTGCCGGGTGTGACGAAGCGAAAGAGGAGGTCAAGGAAGTCGTCGACTTCCTGAAGGACCCGCAGAAGTTCCAGAAGCTGGGCGGGCGCATCCCGCGCGGCCTGCTGCTGGTCGGCCCGCCGGGCACCGGCAAGACGCTGCTGGCCAAGGGCATCGCCGGCGAGGCCAAGGTGCCGTTCTTCTCCATCTCCGGCTCCGACTTCGTCGAGATGTTCGTCGGAGTCGGCGCGGCCCGCGTGCGCGACATGTTCGAGAACGCCAAGAAGAACGCGCCGTGCATCATCTTCATCGACGAGATCGACGCGGTCGGCCGCCAGCGCGGCGCCGGCCTGGGCGGCGGCAACGACGAGCGCGAGCAGACCCTCAACCAGATGCTGGTCGAGATGGACGGCTTCGAGACCAACCTCGGCGTCATCGTGATCGCGGCCACCAACCGACCGGACATCCTGGACGCCGCCCTGCTGCGCCCGGGCCGCTTCGACCGCCAGGTCTACGTGCAGCTGCCCGACATCCGCGGCCGCGAGCAGATCCTGAACGTGCACATGCGCAAGATCCCGATCGGCCAGGACGTGCGCGCCGAGATCATCGCGCGCGGCACCCCGGGCATGTCGGGCGCCGATCTGGCCAACCTGTGCAACGAAGCCGCGCTGATGGCCGCCCGCCGCAATGCGCGCGTGGTCGAGATGCAGGACTTCGAGAAGGCCAAGGACAAGATCCTGATGGGTCCCGAGCGCAAGAGCATGGTCATGCCCGAGGAGGAGCGCCGCAACACGGCCTACCACGAGTCCGGCCACGCCCTGATCGGCAAGCTGCTGCCCAAGTGCGACCCGGTGCACAAGGTCACCATCATCCCGCGCGGCCGCGCGCTGGGCGTGACCATGAGCCTGCCCGCGCAGGACCGCTACAGCTACGACCGCGAGTACATGCTGCACCAGATCAGCATGCTGTTCGGCGGCCGCATCGCGGAAGAGGTGTTCATGAAGCAGATGACCACCGGCGCTTCCAACGACTTCGAGCGGGCCACCCACCTGGCGCGCGACATGGTGATGCGCTACGGCATGTCCGACGCGCTCGGCCCGATGGTCTACGCGGAGAACGAGGGCGAGGTGTTCCTCGGCCGCTCGGTCACCAAGACCACCAACATCAGCGAGCAGACCATGCAGAAGGTCGACGCCGAGGTGCGCCGCATCATCGACGACCAGTACGCCCTGGCGCGCAAGCTGATCGAGGACAACCAGGACAAGATGCACGCCATGGCCAAGGCGCTGCTCGAGTGGGAGACCATCGACGGCGAACAGCTCGACGACATCATGGCCGGCAAGGACCCGCGCCCGCCCAAGGACTTCACGCCGCGCACGCCGTCCTCCGGCGGCGGCTCGGGCGGCGCCCCGGTCGGCGCCGACAACCCGGCGCCCACGGCCGCCTGA
- a CDS encoding RlmE family RNA methyltransferase, with product MKVKTKSGKVNKAWLNDHVNDPYVKLAQKEGYRARAAYKLKEIDEALGLIRPGQLVVDLGSAPGAWSQYVRRKLSPQGAAVGELAGTIIALDILPMEPVEGVTFLQGDFREDDVLARLQQAVAGRKADVVVSDMAPNLSGIESVDAARISLLVELAVEFARGHLKPEGALVVKVFHGSGYSQLVKLFKETFRVVKPLKPKASRDRSSETFIVGIGLKSPA from the coding sequence GTGAAAGTCAAGACCAAGAGCGGCAAGGTCAACAAGGCCTGGCTGAACGACCACGTCAACGATCCTTACGTCAAGCTGGCGCAGAAGGAGGGCTACCGCGCCCGCGCCGCCTACAAGCTCAAGGAGATCGACGAGGCGCTCGGCCTGATCCGGCCCGGCCAGCTGGTGGTGGACCTGGGCTCGGCGCCCGGCGCCTGGAGCCAGTACGTGCGCCGCAAGCTGTCGCCGCAGGGGGCGGCGGTGGGCGAGCTGGCCGGCACCATCATCGCGCTGGACATCCTGCCGATGGAGCCGGTCGAGGGCGTCACCTTCCTGCAGGGCGACTTCCGCGAGGACGACGTGCTGGCTCGCCTGCAGCAGGCCGTGGCCGGCCGCAAGGCCGACGTGGTGGTCTCGGACATGGCGCCCAACCTGTCCGGCATCGAGTCGGTCGACGCCGCCCGCATCAGCCTCCTGGTGGAGCTGGCGGTGGAATTCGCCCGCGGCCACCTCAAGCCGGAGGGCGCCCTGGTCGTCAAGGTGTTCCACGGCAGCGGCTACAGCCAGCTGGTGAAGCTGTTCAAGGAAACCTTCCGGGTCGTCAAGCCTCTGAAACCCAAGGCCTCGCGCGACCGGTCGTCCGAGACGTTCATCGTCGGCATCGGCCTGAAAAGCCCGGCCTGA